A stretch of Besnoitia besnoiti strain Bb-Ger1 chromosome V, whole genome shotgun sequence DNA encodes these proteins:
- a CDS encoding metal cation transporter, ZIP family protein (encoded by transcript BESB_060940), giving the protein MKDYWTETDHSHGHHHVAAKHVEVDSHHQEGEGGGLPLWAAKLLSALLLATVSACCFLLPVYIARQARKHARKGRTDSRCRLFQTLLSVVNCFAAGAFLGLAVIHVLPEAVSQLNQDGFLLVLPGSGVDHQHTYNIAYVLAAVGFTAMLGLELLLAGGHAHCHHDSLDSIATGPGGGVFLAAPDSARGRPSPSPSPRSLPHSSHHHAQHHILCTAANYCPDCDDCLEAVTTVNGVSGERDMQGDAGGAGSVELRLVARRPTAPSALEECASCAPAARDSLALPGGQRGDAGSCPSKVACLHSLECRRSETSDGAAQRLATPSTFVKCHDDEASDIAVHVSATSPSSSNASGQRRESLGFATHATRQTSGCAGKQTPGCCSKDAGNAVEHAACGRPDTCCGARTGCDDGCGTHSHCPDSDSRVHSGSIGANVQGGDHLGGRHASGVRGVSEHGECAGGPRKKTLSNAALPSVGGCQKHESCNYYGKREHSVPPLHIQAAAAGSGLHGESKGCERLCHGRTDSGHILHRHHGGRERSRVSGLGGHAGQKLKGFLRCFKGLDGAKISLAVSLGVHAIFEGIILGTTQESENVWIATLAILGHKGAEAVAVATTLLKLNMGKIPFILMLAGFALASPVGIFIGVFAAVGGSGVSGVFNALAVGAILYATNEMLSEFTGRCSRKRRFVKFLAFLVGLGLLFGLDLIHAPFCHHHNHSHGYHAHEGEHDHAHHHH; this is encoded by the exons ATGAAAGACTACTGGACGGAAACCGACCACAGTCACGGTCACCACCATGTGGCAGCCAAGCACGTCGAGGTTGATTCTCACCAccaggagggcgaaggcggcggcctgccgctGTGGGCAGCGAAGCTTCTCTCGGCGCTCCTGCTCGCGACGGTttccgcctgctgcttcctGCTCCCCGTCTACATCGCCCGCCAGGCTCGGAAACACGCGCGGAAAGGCCGCACCGAcagccgctgtcgcctcttccagactctcctctccgtcgtcaaCTGCTTCGCTGCGG gCGCCTTTCTGGGTCTCGCCGTGATTCACGTGCTTCCCGAAGCCGTGAGCCAGCTGAATCAGGACGGATTCCTCCTCGTTCTGCCAGGGAGCGGCGTAGACCACCAGCACACGTACAACATCGCGTACGTCCTCGCGGCTGTCGGGTTCACAGCGATGCTCGGCCtcgagctgcttctcgctggcGGTCACGCAC ACTGCCACCACGACTCGCTGGACTCGATCGCCACGggccctggcggcggcgtctttctggcggcgccggacagcgcgcgcggccgaccgtctccgtcgccctcgccgcggtcTCTCCCGCACTCGTCGCACCACCACGCCCAGCACCACATTCTGTGCACAGCGGCGAACTACTGTCCCGACTGCGACGACTGCCTCGAGGCTGTGACGACAGTGAACGGCGTGTCTGGCGAACGCGACATGcaaggagacgcgggcggcgcggggagcgTCGAGCTGCGTCTGGTTGCGCGTCGTCCGACGGCTCCCTCTGCCCTCGAAGAGTGCGCCTCGtgtgcgccggctgcgcgcgaTAGTCTTGCTCTGCCTGGCGGacagcgcggagacgcgggtAGCTGTCCCTCCAAGGTCGCCTGCTTGCACAGTCTCGAGTGCCGCAGGAGCGAGACCAGCGACggagctgcgcagaggcTCGCGACCCCGAGCACCTTTGTCAAATGCCACGACGATGAGGCCTCCGACATCGCCGTCCACGTCTCGGCgacttcgccgtcttcctccaACGCCTCTGGGCAAAGACGCGAATCTCTCGGATTCGCGACCCACGCGACCAGACAGACGAGCGGATGCGCCGGGAAACAAACGCCAGGGTGCTGCAGCAAAGACGCGGGAAATGCAGTCGAACATGCTGCCTGCGGACGCCCAGACACCTGCTGTGGAGCACGCACCGGCTGCGATGACGGATGTGGAACGCATTCTCACTGCCCGGATTCGGACTCTCGCGTCCACTCTGGATCGATCGGCGCCAACGTGCAG GGTGGTGACCACCTAGGAGGCCGGCACGCAAGTGGCGTGCGAGGCGTTAGCGAGCACGGCGAGTGTGCCGGCGGGCCCCGAAAGAAAACACTGTCGAACGCCGCGCTTCCGAGCGTCGGCGGATGTCAGAAGCATGAGTCATGCAACTACTACGGGAAACGCGAGCATTCAGTTCCTCCTCTCCACATccaggcagctgcagcggggtCCGGTCTTCACGGAGAGAGCAAGGGTTGTGAGCGGCTCTGCCACGGCCGAACCGACTCGGGGCATATTTTGCACCGACACCACGGTGGCAGGGAACGCAGTCGAGTCTCAGGACTCGGAGGACACGCTGGCCAAAAACTGAAGGGCTTTCTGCGGTGTTTCAAGGGACTTGACGGCGCCAAAATCTCCCTCGCGGTCTCCCTGGGAGTCCACGCCATTTTTGAAG GTATCATTCTCGGTACAACTCAGGAAAGCGAAAACGTGTGGATTGCTACGCTGGCGATCCTCGGGCACaagggcgcagaggcagttGCAGTCGCGACAACTCTGCTGAAACTCAACATG GGCAAGATTCCTTTTATCCTGATGTTGGCGGGCTTTGCTCTGGCGTCCCCTGTTGGCATCTTTATTGGGGTTTTCGCGGCGGTTGGCG GATCAGGCGTTTCGGGCGTCTTCAACGCGCTGGCTGTTGGCGCCATTCTCTATGCGACGAATGAG ATGCTCTCAGAGTTTACCGGAAGATGCTCGCGCAAGAGACGCTTTGTAAAGTTTTTGGCATTTCTTGTCGGACTTGGGCTTTTATTTGGGTTAGACCTCATTCACGCGCCGTTCTGCCATCACCACAACCACAGCCACGGATACCACGCTCACGAGGGGGAGCATGACCACGCACACCACCACCACTGA
- a CDS encoding RAP domain-containing protein (encoded by transcript BESB_060950) — MPARRFFRFAVRQEAQWTSRARAYGTGRQKTTPPVPPPELREAAAACRQPASRIRARAPREANSERGQRRCGAGGAGARPAKRKAGAEDSIRRVRLSDCASETRLRPQNAFRPERSSQGTCSTVSPPFQGVCLLNSLRLFGSNSLRLLAQVSEGRRAPSRALWMPTARAPARGSLRREQPAPPSPPSVAADFAATCESLPFSLALRRRFSSRPSSSDGSAPSAPESLQPSDKCRHLRLRPSSAGQGSRAGGFSDLQQLFAATYIHPDDDACHASAKRATRKRRRGSRNAEAASSEAGSSTSPSTSTSLVMQNESASPSSLPQSSLETSFPLDVSPSLPGWRNSPGAPSDASFASATQRETPSSSARASLQGFSAASGGDQRSTDIPSSALADVSAADPSSLRFPSLPHPRPSPLRPPSALRACSRSGASAVLSASLSSGAPPPASSQQPPREAAEEDLDDSDPVAWLLSSSAVASTDVAAPSKPTPPRLSRRRTLARAAASSLSRERNSWMSQPQVLIKMLFKASQNNVRDANLWKVFVQRVALTAIHMNADQLALTLYAFARVRYFDARLLHTLAPFILKLLDAFSPQGLSLVLNAFKKLRVHKYDTIELIVNQLCLEIHRCGAQDLALAANSLAFFYVYHAKFWKLLLKHLPRVGPKLLPQHAAVIVAAFARIDLRDGSALLLLSRILKKKSLALDQAQLAVAISAFSKLDFTHPKLTISFHKAVHHLFAQDPDPFDSQALCLLLHSTVCLTGGSEQLIRKLLLALVRKSPSLAVHQTRKLRHTATVLQAHHPDLYDQLDENVRRFLADVREASPKELGDHGSRWAIEVASVLQEMGISFQRRLYISGCRVDILLPEKKIIIMCAGPHHFYLDSTRRTAYSRLQQRLLELQGYSVCVLPYYEWSELQSPEEKQRFLWTFGRRAAAEIQALHAEECSDGGDETDDHAAYANSFLEDPVELAVAAEEAFDADGDSDSDGDRPPDLFEEVKTNFSQDVPKGRRRGRGAAHS, encoded by the exons ATGCCGGCGCGCCGTTTCTttcgcttcgccgtccgccaAGAGGCGCAGTGGACTTCGCGGGCTCGCGCCTATGGCACCGGTCGCCAGAAAACGACTCCTCCTGTGCCGCCGCCTGAGCTTCGGGaagcggccgctgcctgcagacAGCCCGCTTCACGcatccgcgcccgcgctcccCGCGAAGCGAATTCGGAACGCGGCCAGCGGCGATGTGGTGCtgggggcgcgggcgcgcgtccggcgaagagaaaagccggcgcagaggatTCGATTCGGCGTGTCCGCCTCAGCGACTGCGCGTCTGagactcgcctgcggccgcagaacGCTTTTCGGCCGGAACGCAGTTCGCAAGGCACATGCTCCACGGTGTCACCGCCTTTTCAGGGCGTCTGTCTGTTGAATTCTCTGCGCCTTTTTGGGTCGAACTCTCTGCGCCTTTTGGCCCAAGTCTCAGaagggcgtcgcgcgccctcgcgcgctctctgGATGCCGactgctcgcgcgccggcgcggggctctctgcgccgcgagcagcccgcgccgccttcgccccctTCTGTCGCCGCGGACTTCGCGGCGACGTGTGAGTCTTTGCCTTTCTCTCTTGCCTTACGTAGACgattctcttcgcggccttcgtcgtccgacggctctgcgccgtcggcgcctgaGAGCCTGCAGCCCAGTGACAAGTGCCGGCACTTGCGGCTGAGACCAAGCTCTGCAGGCCAGGggagccgcgcaggaggcttTTCGGACCTTCAACAACTCTTCGCGGCAACGTACATTCACccggacgacgacgcgtgcCACGCAAGCGCAAAGAGGGCAAcaagaaagaggagaagaggcagtCGCAATGCTGAGGCAGCGTCATCCGAGGCCGGCAGCTCCACGAGCCCTTCCACCAGCACCTCGCTCGTGATGCAAAACGagtctgcctctccctcctccctcccacAGTCCAGCTTAGAGACCTCGTTTCCTTTAGAcgtgtcgccttcgcttccggGTTGGAGGAACTCGccaggcgcgccgtcggaTGCGTCTTTCGCTTCCGCtacgcagcgcgagacgccctcgtccagcgcgcgcgcgtctctaCAGGGTttctcggcggcctccgggGGCGACCAGCGTTCTACAGATATTCCCAGCTCTGCGTTAGCggacgtctccgccgcggaccCTTCCTCGCTCCGATTTCCCAGTCTCCCGCATCCCCGaccctcgcctcttcgtcctccttccGCCCTCAGGGCCTGCTCCAGGTCGGGGGCATCGGCCGTTCTTTCCGCATCTCTGTCTTCTGgtgctccgccgcctgcttccagccagcagccgccgcgagaggctgcCGAAGAGGACCTCGACGATAGCGACCCGGTGGCCTGGCTGCTGTCCTCctcggccgtcgcctccacggaCGTGGCTGCGCCCTCCaagccgacgccgccgcggctgtctcggcggcggacgctggctcgggcggctgcctcgtcgctttcgcGGGAGCGCAACAGCTGGATGTCTCAGCCGCAGGTGCTGATCAAGATGCTGTTCAAGGCGTCTCAGAACAACGTGCGCGACGCGAATTTGTGGAAGGTCTTCGTgcagcgcgtggcgctgACAGCCATCCACATGAACGCAGACCAGCTGGCGCTCACGCTGTATGCGTTCGCCCGCGTCCGCTACTTCgacgcgcgtctgctgcacaCGCTGGCGCCGTTCATTTTGAAGCTGCTTGACGCGTTCTCGCCGCAGGGCCTCAGTCTGGTCTTGAACGCCTTCAAAAAGCTGCGTGTGCACAAATACGACACGATCGAGCTCATCGTCAACCAACTCTGTCTGGAAATCCACAGATGCGGCGCACAGGacctcgccctcgcagccAACAGCCTGGCCTTCTTCTACGTCTACCACGCAAAATTCTGGAAACTCCTCCTCAAACACCTTCCGAGGGTCGGCCCTAAACTTCTGCCCCAACACGCCGCCGTGAtcgtcgcggccttcgccagAATCGACCTCAG AGACGGCTCTGCGCTTCTGTTGCTCTCTCGGATTCTGAAGAAGAAGTCTTTGGCTCTAGACCAGGCGCAGCTGGCAGTGGCCATTAGCGCCTTTAGCAAGCTGGATTTCACGCATCCAAAATTAACGATCTCATTCCACAAGGCGGTGCATCACCTCTTTGCTCAG GACCCAGATCCCTTCGACTCTCAGGCGCTCTGCTTGCTTCTCCACTCCACGGTGTGCCTCACAGGCGGCTCCGAACAG cTGATTCGCAAGCTTCTTCTTGCCCTCGTTCGGAAGTCGCCCTCCCTCGCTGTCCATCAGACGCGGAAACTGCGCCACACAGCGACTGTCCTTCAGGCGCACCACCCAG ACCTATATGATCAACTTGACGAGAACGTCCGGCGCTTTTTGGCGGACGTGCGAGAGGCTAGCCCGAAAGAG CTGGGCGACCACGGGTCGCGCTGGGCCATCGAGGTGGCCAGCGTGCTGCAAGAAATGGGAATTTCTTTTCAGCGGCGTCTGTACATCAGTGGCTGCCGCGTCGACATCCTGCTTCCCGAGAAGAAAATCATCATCATGTGTGCGG GTCCGCATCATTTTTATCTTGACTCGACAAGGCGAACAGCGTATTCAAGACTCCAACAGCGCTTGCTGGAGCTTCAG GGTTACTCGGTGTGCGTTCTCCCGTACTACGAGTGGTCGGAGTTGCAAAGCCCAGAGGAGAAACAACGTTTTCTGTGGACCTTtggacgccgcgctgccgcagagatTCAAGCCCTCCACGCCGAGGAGTGCTCCGatggcggcgacgag ACGGACGACCACGCTGCGTACGCGAATTCCTTCCTGGAAGACCCTGTCGAGTTGGCTGtagccgcggaggaggcattCGACGCGGACGGAGACTCAGATAGCGACG GCGACCGCCCACCGGATTTATTCGAAGAAGTCAAGACGAATTTCTCTCAGGACGTCCCCAAGGGCCGGCGGaggggacgcggcgccgcccactCATGA